Part of the Candidatus Binatia bacterium genome is shown below.
CATTTACACCGGAGAGGTTGGCTACCTCGCATTCATCACACCTGGAATCCTCGCCCAGAGTGTGTTGTTCAGCGCAATCTTCTACGGCATCGCAGTGATTTGGGAGCGCGATCTCGGTGTCGTGCACAAGCTTCTGGTGAGCCCCGCCCGGCGAAGCTCGCTGGTTTTCGGCAAAGCGGTCTCCGCCGGATTCCGCGGCCTCGTGCAGGCGGCCGTCATTTATCTCATCGCGTTCGTTATGCACGTCACGATCCGGCACGAGCCACAGGCCATCTTCGGCGTGCTGGCCGGCGTGCTGCTGGGCTCCGGGCTCTTTTCTACTTTTTCGCTCATCATCGCGTGCATCGTGAAGACGCGCGAGCGCTTCATGGGGATAGGCCAACTCCTCACGATGCCGATGTTCTTCGCAAGCAACGCGATCTATCCATTGGACCTCATGCCCGGCTGGCTACGCATCGTCGCGCAGCTCAATCCCCTCACCTACCTGGTCGACGCGCTACGCGGGCTTATGATCGTGGGAGGTGAAAGCGTACATGGCTACGGCGTAGATTTCGCAGTGTTGTTCGCAGTGTTCGCCGTGCTGCTAATGGTCGCCGTGAGGCTGTACCCGACGCTGGTGGAATGAGCACAGCCGTGCGCTGTAAAGAAGGAGAGATATTCGGAGGGGCCACAGAGAGCCCTCAGCCTGCCACATCACCGCCATCCACGACCGCAGCTCTTCAGGCACTCGCTCCGCTGCGCATCACACTCGTGTTGGCACTCTTGCATATCGTGCTGACACCGGTTCATACAGGTCGCCACGACGGCGTCACACCATTGCGCGCACGACTCACGCGACTGCACCGGGGGTCTCGCTAAGTCGGGTGCCTGGTGCGCCATGGCGCAGCTACTGACCAACAGCCCAAACGCAAGCAGCACCAGCCAACGCGACGAATCCGCCATCGCGCTCCTGACAGCAGTATCCACGACTCTTCCCATTTTCCGAGGTGCGCAACTTGAGAAGACCACCATGGTCCACGGCAACCCTGCGGTGAGCGCTCCCCGAATCACGGCGTCGATTGTACGACTCCTCCCCACGCCGTCTGGGCTCCACCTGGCCCGACAGCAGCACTGTTGAACACCGCGATGGCCACCGGATCGCCCGCCTCGACGGTCGCGCACCCCTGCCCATACTGTCCGGCAAAGCCGCTGATCTGGATCTCGGTGTCCGACCACGACGCATACTGCAATGTTACGACTGAGGCGGGCAGTGCTCCCCAGAACGTCCAGCCTGCATTGAAGAGCGCTGCTCCGCTGCACGGGGTCCTGTCGTCCTCGAAGAAGAAATGGTCCAGATCCCCGGTGTACGGCATCGCGACCGGCGCGCTCCCGAACCCCGACCCGCGCACCGTTATGTGCAGGTTCTGTCCCGCGCCGGAGAATTGCACTGCCGTGATGCTCGGTGTGTCCGCGGATGTGAAGGGCACGTTTCCACCCCACGTGGCACCCTGCCCGGAATCGTTCCACACGGCAAGAATGATTGCGTCTCCTGGACTCCGGTCGAAGCCGCTCACCACGATCTGCGTGTCGCTCCAAGAGAGATACGCGAGCCCATTCGCATCGCCGGTGTACCCCCATTCGCCCTGTCCGACTTGGGCCAGGTCAAAGAGGCGGAAGTTGGGCAAGTCGCCCAAGTAGGGCAGCGATACCTGCACGCCGGGATTACCGAAACCAGTGCCTGCGAGGGATAATATTTCATCCGCTTGGCTTCCGGCGATGGTAACGTTGCTGATCACGGGCCCGGCGGTGCTCGCACCGCCGCCGCAAGCTGCCGCGAGGAGCAGCACGGGGAAAAGACACTTCACCAGCCGTCGCTCGGCACACCGCACCCCATCGCCAGACGCGGCTGTTCCAACAGAACTACACACAAGCAGCCCAGAGCGGCGGGCAGCTACTGGCAACGGGTCGATCCCGTCTTCGTGCAGTGCCCGACTGACGGCGCTTCAGCTGTCGTCGCCGTCATCATCTCCGCTGTCATCACCGCTGTCACCGCCTTGATCTGCGGCCACGGTCCGCCAGTGGCTGCTCAGGGTGGAAAACCTGCCGAAGACCAACAGAGCCAGAAAAGCCAAGGTTGCAACTCGTCGCATGCGCTCTCTCCTCCTATGCCGCCGCGGTGGAACGCGGGGCGATTTTTTCGATGTCCGTACCAGTAACGGGCCAACCGCCGCATCGGTTGACATCAGCGAATGTAAATGGCCGGCGCGAGTGACGTCAACCCAGGTGGCTGTGAACTCGTTATACCGAGCATGAAGACGGCGTTGCGTCAGCGTGCACGTTGCTCCACAGCGTGCCGCAAGGCGCACCATCACGAAGCAAGGAGGAGGTAATCGGAATGTCCAAGTTCATCATGCTCATCGCGCCGCTCGCCGTGGCGTTGACGACGGCACCAGTTCTGGCACACGGCCACCATGGCGGAGGCGCTTGTCGTCAGGACCTGCAGACGCTTTGCCCCAGCGTCACACCCGGCCCCGGCAGCTTCCGCGATTGTCTGGCGACGCTCTGCCCGAACCTCACGCCCGGCCCAGGTGCGTTTGCGAGCTGTCTCCAGGAGGCCGCGACGTCAAAGGGTGTCACGCTTTCGGACCAGTGCCAGGCCCATCTGACCAAGATGCAAGCCAAGGTAGATGCCTGGAAAACGGCTTGCGGGGGCGCCGTGACAACCTACTGCAGTGGCATCACCGGTCCCCGTGACATCGGCAAGTGCCTGCGCGAACATCAGAGTGAGCTCTCTAACACGTATCCGCAGTGTCAGGATCTGCTGGCCCAGCACCACGGGCATCACCATCACCACGGTCCGGCGGGCCCGAACGGCGGGCAGTGAATCAGCTAACAGATAGTCTTGTTGCGGTACGACGACCCCTGCCGCCCGAGACACGCGGTGGACCATGCACCCTCTGGGTGTTGATACCCTGGGTGGCGCGCTCGGCGGCGGCGTAGTACCGTGACATGTCAACCCAGCGGCGTGTTCGTTCGTTACTTCGACCCAGAGGCCTTGTGTGGATCACGTTCTGATTTCCGCCCGCAACCGGCGTATGGTGCACCGGTCGCGGGCTTTCCCCCACCACGTCTTGGGTTGGGCAGGCCGTCTCTTCGCCCCCCCAGCGGCCCG
Proteins encoded:
- a CDS encoding ABC transporter permease, giving the protein IYTGEVGYLAFITPGILAQSVLFSAIFYGIAVIWERDLGVVHKLLVSPARRSSLVFGKAVSAGFRGLVQAAVIYLIAFVMHVTIRHEPQAIFGVLAGVLLGSGLFSTFSLIIACIVKTRERFMGIGQLLTMPMFFASNAIYPLDLMPGWLRIVAQLNPLTYLVDALRGLMIVGGESVHGYGVDFAVLFAVFAVLLMVAVRLYPTLVE